From one Candidatus Methanoplasma termitum genomic stretch:
- a CDS encoding UvrD-helicase domain-containing protein: MSELNPSQKAIAEALDGMIVVDAGPGTGKTHTIVDRFMNILRKENIGTKDVLLLTFTRNAASEMEERVRGRMAATELSGSSKFIQTSTFDSFCYSVVMESPETVSRFFRMDEILTRKASLVENNTLNIEYFTDFFDRFMISRPNEYGTQGVIASQNVPDLYGIINELMSRGILPLRKGWFGGDDGKKLSGHPDEIYASLSALNRETNSNGSYKLSKFLREKMADDRAFFDKYGVSEKEPLPDEMIKEAAEENRADILALIHDIYYEYIRACIDDDRLTYGLVASFAFIVLYSDKGVRERMSVRYLMIDEFQDTNENQLMIALMLLKEPNLCVVGDWKQGIYGFRHVSIDNILYFEDRVAALRRILNDDTVRVPFMMPEVRKLSLNENYRSSQSIVDAAYDSLYIPAKKDEFIDTDKLNNDITRIAAKRDDIGNDTKIEFVSTKAREDEAAEVVRTIAGYVSGDYKIHEKINGKSVERRPDFGDIAVLCRKTDLCRTISEAATASGIPAFLQGDVEVMCTREGKLALAWLKYINNWRDEWGIGPIMADAGYSLEDILKMREDPPQEFSKMRDTLLRKKRRITDLISSIFAFYGLNNDITQTIISVVSSSHRESLLTISDVISMIEKDIDDHTEYPVDGMLDRKAVTIQTMHKSKGLEYPIVIIAGVDQSVMPGRPRDMSVYSFDEKTGIRCKKDVSSFGNDYSKITNSWRTLLAKHTLTADYSEERRLMFVAVSRAKQYLTVISGPKPSPFFEHLSKGRVRECGSGDITKMDLRVESELIQAPAVGDLVQRRINIGVHDIMRFGGTMHPDNDVDEVSGKGREYGTKIHDLAHAMATRHDVNDDHTEIPVIKEIIASAEAAGMIFPEVECSLPVNEFNVTLKGVIDLLVLKPDAIEIHDYKTDEDRSNEGEYKIQLSVYAYAASEYYGKPAKCIIDYVSKKRTVEFDPLPKEMIIDRVKEYIALLRVQD, from the coding sequence ATGAGTGAACTCAACCCCTCGCAGAAAGCTATCGCCGAGGCATTGGACGGCATGATCGTGGTTGACGCCGGGCCGGGGACAGGCAAGACACATACGATAGTTGACAGATTCATGAATATTCTCAGAAAAGAGAACATAGGCACAAAAGACGTCCTCCTTCTGACCTTCACAAGGAACGCCGCAAGCGAGATGGAAGAACGAGTGAGGGGCAGGATGGCCGCCACGGAGTTATCGGGGTCATCAAAGTTCATACAAACGAGCACTTTCGATTCCTTCTGTTATTCCGTGGTAATGGAGTCTCCGGAGACCGTGAGCAGGTTCTTCAGAATGGATGAAATCCTCACAAGGAAGGCGTCGCTCGTCGAGAACAACACACTGAACATTGAGTATTTCACGGACTTCTTCGACAGGTTCATGATCTCCCGCCCTAATGAATACGGAACGCAAGGGGTCATAGCATCTCAGAATGTCCCCGATCTTTACGGAATAATCAACGAACTTATGTCGAGAGGCATACTTCCTCTGAGGAAGGGGTGGTTCGGGGGCGACGACGGGAAAAAACTGTCCGGTCATCCCGATGAGATATATGCATCGCTTTCGGCTTTGAACAGAGAAACAAATTCAAACGGGAGTTACAAGCTGTCAAAGTTCCTCCGCGAAAAAATGGCTGACGACCGGGCGTTCTTCGATAAATACGGTGTTTCGGAGAAGGAACCGCTCCCGGATGAAATGATCAAGGAGGCCGCCGAAGAGAACAGGGCCGATATCCTGGCACTTATCCACGACATCTACTACGAATACATCAGAGCATGTATAGACGACGACAGATTGACATACGGTCTTGTGGCATCTTTCGCTTTTATCGTCCTTTACAGCGACAAGGGAGTAAGGGAAAGGATGTCCGTGAGGTATCTGATGATAGATGAGTTCCAGGATACCAACGAGAACCAGCTGATGATCGCATTGATGTTGCTCAAGGAACCGAACCTCTGCGTAGTGGGAGATTGGAAACAGGGAATATACGGGTTCAGGCATGTTTCTATCGACAATATCCTGTATTTCGAGGACAGAGTGGCCGCATTGAGGAGGATACTGAATGATGATACCGTAAGGGTCCCGTTCATGATGCCGGAAGTGAGAAAACTATCTCTCAATGAGAATTACAGGAGCTCGCAGTCAATAGTCGACGCAGCTTACGACTCCTTATATATTCCCGCAAAGAAAGACGAGTTCATCGACACCGATAAACTGAACAATGATATAACTAGGATCGCCGCAAAAAGGGACGACATCGGCAATGATACGAAGATAGAATTCGTTTCGACAAAGGCCAGAGAAGACGAGGCCGCCGAGGTCGTAAGGACGATCGCGGGTTATGTAAGCGGTGATTATAAGATACATGAGAAAATAAACGGGAAAAGCGTCGAGAGGAGACCAGATTTCGGCGATATTGCGGTATTGTGCAGGAAGACCGATCTGTGCCGCACCATAAGCGAGGCAGCGACCGCATCCGGGATACCGGCATTTCTCCAGGGCGACGTTGAAGTGATGTGCACGAGAGAGGGGAAACTTGCACTTGCCTGGTTGAAATACATAAACAACTGGAGGGACGAATGGGGAATAGGTCCGATCATGGCGGATGCCGGTTATTCTCTGGAAGATATCCTGAAGATGAGAGAGGATCCTCCGCAGGAATTCTCAAAAATGAGAGATACGCTTTTAAGGAAAAAGAGACGCATCACCGACCTGATATCATCGATATTCGCATTCTACGGCCTGAACAATGACATAACCCAAACAATAATCTCGGTGGTCTCGTCATCCCACAGGGAATCGCTTCTGACGATCTCCGATGTCATAAGCATGATCGAAAAGGACATAGACGATCATACAGAGTATCCGGTCGACGGTATGCTGGACCGCAAAGCTGTAACGATCCAGACCATGCACAAATCCAAGGGGCTGGAATACCCGATAGTGATAATCGCCGGCGTGGATCAAAGCGTTATGCCCGGGAGGCCGCGCGATATGTCCGTTTATTCATTCGATGAAAAAACAGGAATAAGGTGCAAGAAAGATGTTTCCTCTTTCGGGAACGATTATTCGAAGATAACGAACTCATGGAGGACGCTTCTGGCAAAGCACACGCTGACCGCAGATTACAGCGAAGAAAGAAGGCTGATGTTCGTCGCGGTCTCCAGAGCCAAACAGTATCTTACTGTCATATCCGGACCGAAGCCGTCACCCTTCTTTGAACATCTTTCTAAAGGACGGGTAAGGGAATGCGGTTCAGGAGACATCACAAAGATGGATCTCAGGGTCGAGTCCGAGCTGATACAGGCCCCGGCGGTCGGGGATCTTGTTCAGAGAAGGATCAATATCGGAGTGCATGACATAATGCGTTTCGGAGGCACGATGCATCCTGATAACGACGTGGACGAAGTATCTGGAAAAGGCAGGGAATATGGAACAAAGATACACGATCTGGCACATGCGATGGCAACACGCCATGATGTGAACGATGACCATACGGAGATACCTGTGATAAAAGAGATCATCGCCTCTGCCGAGGCAGCGGGTATGATATTCCCAGAAGTGGAATGTTCACTCCCGGTCAACGAATTCAACGTTACTCTGAAAGGTGTGATAGACCTTCTTGTCCTGAAGCCCGATGCGATAGAGATACATGATTACAAGACCGACGAGGATCGATCGAACGAGGGAGAATACAAGATACAGCTGAGCGTATATGCTTATGCGGCATCCGAATATTATGGCAAACCCGCAAAATGTATTATCGATTATGTTTCCAAGAAAAGGACAGTCGAATTCGATCCTCTACCCAAGGAAATGATCATTGATAGAGTCAAAGAGTATATTGCCCTATTGCGCGTACAGGATTGA